A single genomic interval of Sceloporus undulatus isolate JIND9_A2432 ecotype Alabama chromosome 2, SceUnd_v1.1, whole genome shotgun sequence harbors:
- the MLANA gene encoding melanoma antigen recognized by T-cells 1 codes for MGCWYYKKRRGYKNLLSKNFRMATMRTSEGKSALLGSKLALQEYNSNCNHVFPLMQVPDAPPAYDKISTSPLPPPYAP; via the exons ATGGGCTGTTGGTATTACAAAAAGCGCAGGGGTTATAAAAACCTTTTG AGTAAGAACTTTAGAATGGCCACTATGAGGACATCAGAAGGCAAAAGTGCCTTACTGGGCTCCAAGTTGGCTTTGCAGGAGTACAACAGCAACTGCAACCACGTG TTTCCATTAATGCAGGTACCTGATGCTCCACCAGCCTATGACAAGATCTCTACCAGCCCATTGCCACCACCTTATGCACCATAA